In Rhopalosiphum padi isolate XX-2018 chromosome 3, ASM2088224v1, whole genome shotgun sequence, the genomic stretch atatacaataatataatataatatgctattttagattctgaacggagagatgaatgtattcattttacaataatatatttttctgtgtgtgcgtgtgtctctttaaaagcttaaataataaatagtgaaaTATGTGCTTCAATTTTAATGGTGGTGTCTGAACAAATTGAATCTATTTGGTTAAAGAATCAATAGTGAACTAGGCACTTCGTAGTTatcgttaaattataataaatcgtttaTGCTACTGAAgcatagtttttttataataaattattgaatttgaataattttaaaatttaaaacagattTACTAGAAAATATTGATGGATTTAcgagtaagtatataatataactattaatttatgggATAGGcagtaattttattgtacttgTATCCTTTTTTGAAGGATATTAGATATAGTTATAAGCAtagacttttattatttaaaatttaaaaactattttagtgTTAAGTGTTAGGTCTGTTCGTTCGTAGGAAATGACCTTGAATGGAAATAGCGCCAGGTTGTTGTGACACGTGGCACGTTTAAAAACTTAACATTCAGCGAACGCTAATATAAAAGTGGTTGACTCAATAAGAATGCTTGCTACTATGGCACTATAATGGTGATGTAGTCGCTGTGTAATTGCATTTAAGATTGTTGTATGCTATAGATCTTACCATTTAAGTTTctcataaacatatttaaacatctgacaatataatttaaaacgttagTAGACACGAGccggtattatttttatttattcatttttttttttaatctaacaaAGGATTTATACTGACCTATATAATGCGACAATGGCTGAGGGaagatacatttttgtatataatttctaCTTAACCATTGTGGTAAATACACTAAAAattcagtatatattattatttattataagttagcACGCTTCTATTTTTATTCTGCATCACTATATAGATGTTAATCTaatactaactttaattttaaaaatataatattcattgaaaGTTAATTGATCaacattaaactaaaatttcgtgtgaaaattaaataatattacttaaaataacgcTCATCATGGTTCAATGATATGATCGAATTTTAATCGTAGGCCGACGAAAGTAAATGGTTAATACCACAGCTAGTGTTaggtacttttatatatattatatatgtatagtaataggTACTGCTGGGCACCTCTGTGTTCACACAATTCTCTCAGAGAATCGTGTTCTTTTTTACGTTTTCCGACAAATGTGTGACATTATGAATTTCTTGGGCGAATATAGTTAGGTAagctttattgtttattatattactgtgttatttatactattaataccataattataattgttttataaggAGAGCAGATTCTATTCTATCAAATAATAGTtgattatgtaaattttaattttaaagaaggTTTATAAGAGGATAGTCCGTTTATATTTGCAtggaatgaaaacaaaatacctaATGCATTTTGTTTCCTGGGAAAAACGtaaaaggtaatttttattgtacctaacatatcatatttataaccattatttaatttaaaaatgacaatttataaaaaattcatcAATGACATTTTGGCAAAATTTTTTGACACAGttaaatgtatatctatataaattgtatcattagattattatataatattttaataatgaaattgtttaatgtttaataaccattgaatttaaactaaaaaataaaaatcaattaaacagtcaatatttttaacccaattaacattattttcaatttccaTACCTACAATACTCTTAGTAGACcaaatgattaaaatacaaCCTTcagatttagttaaatatattttaccttgtatttgatcaaaatattcttggtttatatttaatttataattatttacatctaTAACAAActtgattatataatttgagtTTTCTAACAAACAATGTTTTAAATCTtggtaacaatattttaatggatatatgtGTTCGCCAAAAGGGCTCTTAATATACAGTTAGCCCCAATGACTCGCACTATAAGGTGTGGTAATACgcagataatataaaaagagaGTTTTTTGGTCGaattattgtgttaattatattaaataataacaatattaataataattataataatggtggACGTCtccacaaattacaataaataaataataaatgatttatacataACCATCCAAAAGGAgtatactaacaataataataataacaataataatagtgataccGACCGTGATAGCGTCGACGAAGAGATACGCTTGTTATCACGATATTGATTGGTGAACGGATACGACGACGGCGATCTGTTAGCACAGCCGTAGGTCAATGACCATAAGTGCGACACGGCAACACGTCGAAGTAATTGGGCAGCGCAAACCAcgcggtatatatataatagcggGCGGACGGCACACGCATTGACCGCAGACAGGTGGCACAGCGAAAAGAGGTCGCAATTCAAAAAGGCGCCCTTCTGCAGAGTATCACAAGACACGACACCGGACTTGTGCAATGCGGCGCACGCAAACCGAGATGGTCGCTCACAAAACAGAAAAAACTAAAGGCCGCAAAATGCCGGACGTACGGCGGAGCAACAACTGGTGACCACACCAAAACACGGTGGGCGGCTTGCTGGACTTTAGATAGCCAGACGGACATCGTCGGCTATCGCCGATTATCATCGTTAACGATAATAATAGCACCGATAAATATTCGGCCGTGTGTGAGTCGCGAACATGCTCCCCCTTGGGATACGGAGACGTATTACAATGATACTTGAAGACTTGACGTTGATTAACAATTcaataaaggtatataataatacaataaaaaaaacataaagttatacaaaagaaaaaaaaaatacataataatacaacaatatagtataattataccgacaatatttattgataacagATAGCCAGTGGCGTAAGAGGTgtgaaaagtatataaaaataatgaccaGGGTCCATAACtgacacataaaataataatatcgtacccCTTTATATTTTGGGTCATGTCAAACACCTCCCCCATCAAGCTATAAGCCAGGGAACCAACTGTATACTGAGCACATCCAAGGATAGAGCGTGGTATGTACATAGGCaatgaatataaaaagtaaaaattaataaataaatagatggtGATATAAGGAGAAAAAAAATGAGTTAGATCAGGAACATAAGTTTATACGGTAGGGAGCTTTACCACTTTTACAACTGGGCGAGTCAAAACCCCGGTAGATGTCCGAAGGCGAACGACGCGCACGACACCGTCAGTACCTGGCACTGCTTCAAGGATACGGGCCATGCGCCACGTTAAAGGTGGTGAATGCGGGTCCTTGACGATAACTAAGTCATCTACAGCGAGGTTAGGGGTATCAGCTGTCCATCGTCCCCTCGTTTGCAATGTTTGCAGGTACTCGTCCCTCCAGCGACGCCAAAAGGCTTGAGCGCATTGGTTGAGTAGCTTCCAGCGGTTATTCAAAGAATATTGAGTGGGCGGTATGTTTTCCTCTGGCGGCGCAAGTAACGGTTGTCCGATAAGAAAATGTCCTGGCGACAAGTAGTCAATCTCGTTAGGATCAGTGGAGCTTGGAGTGAGCGGGCGCGAATTTAATATAGCCTCCACGCGGCACAATATAGTAGTAAATTCTTCTAGAGTAAATGTGTGCTCTCCCATGATGCGGATTAAAAGGGTCTTGGCCGAACGCACTGCCGCCTCCCATAGGCCGCCGAAATGCGGTGCGCCTGGGGGGTTAAAATGCCAAACAGATTGTATAGATGCCGACAGTTGACCTTGGTTGTCTCGATGGTTAATAAGGTTTTTGAGTTGGGCTGCGGCGCCGACAAAATTTGTCCCGCAGTCGGAGTAGATATCGGTGGGAAGACCACGACGGGCGACAAACCGATTGAGCGCAGCTATAAAGGCATCAGTGGATAAGTCAGACACGACCTCTAGATGTACCGCCTTGACTGCAAAACATACGAATACTGCCACATAAACTTTATACTGACGCGCCTTCCGAAGACGGTGCTCCTTCATAAGCAACGGCCCTGCGTAATCAATCCCTACACGGGAGAAAGGGCGACATTCGGTTACACGGGATCGCGGCAGATCTGCCATAACCGGTTGCGGGTTAGCGGCTGACAGCCTAACGCAACGCGTACAGTGACTGATGACTGTACGAATAAGAGTACCCACTGACATAATCCAATATTGACGTCCCAAGAGTGCTGTTATGACGCGGGGACCACTGTGGCCGGTGAGATCGTGCCAATGACGTATTAGAAGTAGAGATAGATGAGACGATTTTGCCAATAGAATTGGATGTCGTTGTTCGTTTGATAGTTGAGCGTTGGATAATCGACCACCTACTCGGATTACGCCACTATCATCAATGTAAGGTCGGAGTCGTGCAACAGACCGCACCGATATTGGTTTTGAACAACTTAATTCATGACGAAGTTTACTGAAGAATGTTAGTTGGGAAAATCGGACAATTGCCAATGACGCCGAATCGAGCTCAACGCGCGTGAGATAACACTCAAAAACTTGCTGACGGCGACGACAGAAGAGAATGAAACGACGGACATAGGCGACGACACGGATCATGTGCACATACGACGAGAATCGGGAGTACCATTCCGTTGTTGATTCGACGAGTAGAACCGTAGGAATCTCTACCTTAGCCTCGGGAAGTTGGTCCGGTTCAATTGATGGAACACGAGTAGCCCATTCGACGGTGGGTGACGTGAGGAACGTTGGACCCTTCCAAAATAGTACATGATTCACTAAACCAGATGGTGTTAATCCCCGGGAAGCACAGTCAGCCGGATTATCTTCTGACGATATATGGTGCCACTGACAGTCAGTAAGTAATGACTGTACTTGATGAATCCTATTTGACACAAAAACCTTGAAGGTCACGTGGCGCACTGCCAACCAATTGAGGACGATTGTAGAGTCACTCCAAGCGTGAGTTTCAACTATTTCCAATTCCACACTAAGTGTCTGTTTGATGCGAGACATCCACTTTGCTAGAAGGACTGCGCCGCACAGCTCCAACCGCGGGATGGTTGATGCAGCCATCGGAGCGAGTTTAGTTTTAGAACCCAGCAAAGAAACGAAGGAGGAACCGGATGAATTTTCAGAACGAATATAAACGACCGCTGCGTATCCACGTTCGGATGCGTCGCAGAAACCGCACAAGACAACGCGCATACCGGACCGCGTATGAACAAACCGTGGAATACACAGTTTCCGGAGTTCCGGCAACTCCGTTACAAATTGGTACCAGACGTCACTGACGGAAGGTGGTAATGGTTCATCCCAAGCAACGTTAGCCCGCCATAccaatttcataaaatgtttcgCCATAAAAACGACCGGCGACAGAAGCCCTAAAGGGTCAAATATTCGGGCTATTAACGATAGCATGCCGCGTTTCGTAGCTACCAGCTTCTCACTTTGAAATCCATAGGTGAATGCATCATCGTGTGGGCTCCATCGGAGACCTAACACCTTAACTCCGTCGCCTTCATCAAATGGCAATGCACCGTTGGCTCTGTCTTCCGGGGGCACATTATTCAAAATTGATTGGGTATTACTAGACCATTTCTTTAATTCCAGCCCAGCTCGGCCGAGGACGGCGATCAGTGCAGACTGCAGTTCAACTGCTGCCTTTTCAGAATCGGCACCGACGCATATGTCATCAACATATGTGTGAAATAACAATGCCTTACGAACGGATGGGAATTCGGTGCAGTCAGAATCCGCGATATGTTGTAACACACGAATGGCGAGGTACGGCGCACAATTCACCCCGTACGTGACTGTGTTGAGCTGATATTCTTGCAGCTGATCATATGGTGACGCACGCCAAAGGATACGCTGAAATTTGCGGTGTTCTGGAACAACCAATATCTGCCGATACATTTTGCAGATGTCTGTTGTGAAGACATACTGCAACAGACGGAATAATAGCAACACGTCCACGACGTCACGCTGCAATTTCGGGCCGGGTAGTAAACAATTGTTTAACGATACACCATTAAAAGCCCGAGCGGAGGCATCAAATACCACGCGAATTTTCGGATCTGTTTCTGACGGCTGATACACGGCATGAtgaggtatataatatgatccgGGACTCGAAGTAGGCGACATATGTCCTAACGAACAGTATTCtgacataaatttaacatatagaTCACGTAGTCGGTGGTCAGCGGATAATCGCCTCTCTAGATATTCAAACCGTTTGATCGCGACTGTACGGGAACCGCGGAAAATGTAATCAGTAACGGGTTGACGGAAGGGTAAAGGAACTATAAAGCGGCCTGAACTAGAACGAGTGCAACCCATGCGAAATACCGACTCACATTGACCTTCCTCCGTGAATATTTCAGGCGCAGCTGCAGGTTCTTCTATGCTCCAAAACTTATCGAGTAACGATTCAACCGACACGTTCAACAATGATATAGGGCACGAATGTGGTGACTGCGACGTAGAATTCGGAACTGGTCCAATGATAATCCAGCCGAACACCGAACCGAACGCGACTGGAAAGGTATCACCAAAGGACACTCGTTTGCCATTCAGTACCTGGGCAAATATATCTGCACCTAATAGCAGGTCTATGGCGCCCGGAATGGTGAACGAAGGGTCAGCTAAAGCTAGGTGTCGGTACTTTTCGGAAAATGCCCTTGACAACGGCTGACGTGGCATATTTGCTGTAATCGTTGAGAATACCCATGCCTTTATAGGTAAGACAGGTTCCTCAGCATACCGCGGTtgtacattacaatttacaataccgAGAGTATCAGGGACCGGCGCACCAGACAACCCAATTACCGGCGCTGTCCAACGCGATACGCGCAAACCAAGGCGGGACGAACATGATGACGTAATAGCACTTATTTGGGAAGCTGAGTCAACTAGAGCCCGGACGGTGTGTAAAGTACCTACATGGTCACGAATTTGAACGAGTGCTGTACCCAACAAAACGGAATGAGAATCGAGCTGTCCAACGCACGATGTTGACACAGACGATGACCCTGGTTGATCGGCAACTGGAACGGTCTCTTCCTTACGCGCGGTTCCTGCAACTTCATCTGTATGGACCAATGTGTGATGCTTACGAGAGCAGTGAGAACACACCGTTGATGATTTACACTGAGGGCTCCAATGACCGTCCTCTAAGCAACGAAAACATAATTTGTGGTCACGGGCCCATTTTGATCGAACGTCATTCGACCATCTTTTAAACCTATTACAAGACGGTAACGCATGTTTTCCATTATTGCAACATATACACTGAGACTTTGATGGCGGTGGTGCCGCATTGATAAACGATGATTGCGGTGGCTTTTCTGATCTACGGTGGCCCTTCTTATCATAACGAGGTTGTCCTAAAGAACGCGACGGTTGCACCGGCTTCGAAACATGAAGATCTTGGACACGTTCAAGAATAGACACACGCGATTTGACGAAGGCAAAAAGCTCATGAACCGTGGGATAATCGGCCGTAACCTGTGTCTCGAATAATGTTCTGCACGAAGTGGGTAAGCAGCGCGATGCAAGCGAGAATAGAATAAAATCACCGAGATTCGGTATGGCCAATGATTCGAGCACAGAGACACTGTCACTAAAAGCAACCATAAACCGGTTGAGTTCCGCCAATGATTCGGTAGTAGATGGTGGCGTGCTCAACAACGACTCTACCACAGATCCGGCAACCAAACGAGGTTTATCGAAACGAGATTCCAAACTCGACCAGATCAATTTATACGTGTGACCAGACGGCGGTATACTACGAACCGCGTCCATCGCTCTACCCTTTAAACACCCTAACAGATAATGCAATTTGTCGATATTGGACAATGTAGGGCGTTGGTCAACCATAATAGAAAACTTGTCGCGGAATGAGGGCCATTGAAAAATATCGCCTTCAAAACTTGGTAATGGAATTTCAGGTAAACGCGAGATCGAGACCTGACTTGAGCTGACTGTAGGTAATGAGATGTCCGGCATAGTCGTCTGTTGTACAACTGGTATTGTAGCACCCTTATTTGACATAACAGATACATGGGACCCGCTACGAACCGAAATATTGCTGGAGGATTGCTCAGACTCACGATATCGCCTGGCGACAGATTTGCAAAATGTGACTAACTCACGCATTTCCGCACTTAATTTAGCTGAGTACTCAGATGAGCGTTCGAGAGATAATAGATGATCCAAAATCGCTTCATCCTCCACCTCAAACTTTGACCATAAGTTGTCGAGGTCTTCGACTGCCTCTAGTAAATGCGGCGACTCTTCCGGATCTTTCATACTCCGTTCCGCGAGACTCATAACTGAGCGCAAACGGTTAACCGCAACATCGCGCTTAATAATAGATCGTTCTAACAGACGAATTACTCGACGGCTTTCGTCAGCCTCCGATGTATTGGCGGTCATCGTGACAAAATTTAAACAACCAactcgaaaaatataaaattaacgacaataatagtacaatagaaaaataaaaataaattaattgcagAAAATATCTCGCAGAAAATTAAATCGTAATAATGTACTCTCGACAATAATATAAGTCTATTGATACCAAACGGtcatataatagattatattagaaaaatgatCACACAAgcaaatatgatgtataatagcCAGCAATTAAAACTAGTTTGAcgtaattcaattaataaatatcaacaagGTACCACATACAGTAACTAACTATGACCAACACTGTGGctcaatatagtaataaaaaattgataatagtataaatcaataataattatataaatataataataatataaactaataatgataatataaattaataataatgatatcaatTACTAATGATTCGTAATAATTAAGTGGTAAAGCAACttgattaattttcttttaattgccTAAATTTGGAACACTATAGgagctaaaatagaaaataaataataatatctacccAATTAAATAACGGATAAAAGTTCCTGTTCCAAAATATATACTACACTTATACCCACACCCTACGTACTAATTAACGGCTACTTGGCCAAAATACCTAAGCAACCACGCTCTGCTACCAAAAATGTTCGCCAAAAGGGCTCTTAATATACAGTTAGCCCCAATGAGTCGCACTATAAGGTGTGGTAATACgcagataatataaaaagagaGTTTTTTGGTCGaattattgtgttaattatattaaataataacaatattaataataattataataatggtggACGTCtccacaaattacaataaataaataataaatgatttatacataACCATCCAAAAGGAgtatactaacaataataataataacaataataatagtgataccGACCGTGATAGCGTCGACGAAGAGATACGCTTGTTATCACGATATTGATTGGTGAACGGATACGACGACGGCGATCTGTTAGCACAGCCGTAGGTCAATGACCATAAGTGCGACACGGCAACACGTCGAAGTAATTGGGCAGCGCAAACCAcgcggtatatatataatagcggGCGGACGGCACACGCATTGACCGCAGACAGGTGGCACAGCGAAAAGAGGTCGCAATTCAAAAAGGCGCCCTTCTGCAGAGTATCACAAGACACGACACCGGACTTGTGCAATGCGGCGCACGCAAACCGAGATGGTCGCTCACAAAACAGAAAAAACTAAAGGCCGCAAAATGCCGGACGTACGGCGGAGCAACAACTGGTGACCACACCAAAACACGGTGGGCGGCTTGCTGGACTTTAGATAGCCAGACGGACATCGTCGGCTATCGCCGATTATCATCGTTAACGATAATAATAGCACCGATAAATATTCGGCCGTGTGTGAGTCGCGAACAATAtgatttcgatattttttattatttatagtagcaAGTCCGTCAAAATTGGATCTTCTACTCTTGTTTTTTTGAATCCAAATACCAGcagataaaacattaattttatgtatgtttttaaattcatttaatgCCACTTcttcatgatttttattttttacctcaTTGAATAGCTTGTACTGAATTTAGATTGTAATTGCTTAAAagtgttataaataatgatgacaGAAACTTGTTTTAATTAATGCATTTCAAAACTGTGGAAATTACTTGCAGtaattttatactgtttttaaaGGGACCTTCTGATTGGCCGAATGTGTATGTagctattttttctattttatttaggtctaattcaaataatttcttttttatcgATAGCACATTCAAATGAAAATAGTACAAACTCTAGGTGGTAAATTTACATTATCATTTGAATGGTTAATAGGTCCAGGTTTCAGTAACCAAAAAAACCCTACTATACATGGTAACTTATTTTAAGCTTttcaaaacatacatttttaaactgccgttagaatttttaattatgggTAAATAGCTAGGCAGATATCTTCAATAGATTTTACAATATCatcataaatttttcttttctttctcTTTTATATGGTTATTGGCATGTTATAATAAAGCCATCAAATGGTTACATTTAGTTTGTCCTACTGCACACGTGTATTTAGCATAGGTATTATACAGAATTATTCTTTGTACAAATctgaaataataagaaaataaaatcatgtaaatttattacataatttaaaatttagtaaaataatagagGCACAACCTTAATGAAATCtaaatcaataaacaaaaactaaGTTCGcctcaatattatttaatttatttttcatgctAAAATGCACATTTCCACTTTCAAAATGGTTAGGATCactaatagatttatttattttatgaatcttAACTATGGATGCCATgttttaaagtaggtattaaattgaaaaatagaagtaaatattttacgtgttaaaagtta encodes the following:
- the LOC132924820 gene encoding uncharacterized protein LOC132924820, whose product is MTANTSEADESRRVIRLLERSIIKRDVAVNRLRSVMSLAERSMKDPEESPHLLEAVEDLDNLWSKFEVEDEAILDHLLSLERSSEYSAKLSAEMRELVTFCKSVARRYRESEQSSSNISVRSGSHVSVMSNKGATIPVVQQTTMPDISLPTVSSSQVSISRLPEIPLPSFEGDIFQWPSFRDKFSIMVDQRPTLSNIDKLHYLLGCLKGRAMDAVRSIPPSGHTYKLIWSSLESRFDKPRLVAGSVVESLLSTPPSTTESLAELNRFMVAFSDSVSVLESLAIPNLGDFILFSLASRCLPTSCRTLFETQVTADYPTVHELFAFVKSRVSILERVQDLHVSKPVQPSRSLGQPRYDKKGHRRSEKPPQSSFINAAPPPSKSQCICCNNGKHALPSCNRFKRWSNDVRSKWARDHKLCFRCLEDGHWSPQCKSSTVCSHCSRKHHTLVHTDEVAGTARKEETVPVADQPGSSSVSTSCVGQLDSHSVLLGTALVQIRDHVGTLHTVRALVDSASQISAITSSCSSRLGLRVSRWTAPVIGLSGAPVPDTLGIVNCNVQPRYAEEPVLPIKAWVFSTITANMPRQPLSRAFSEKYRHLALADPSFTIPGAIDLLLGADIFAQVLNGKRVSFGDTFPVAFGSVFGWIIIGPVPNSTSQSPHSCPISLLNVSVESLLDKFWSIEEPAAAPEIFTEEGQCESVFRMGCTRSSSGRFIVPLPFRQPVTDYIFRGSRTVAIKRFEYLERRLSADHRLRDLYVKFMSEYCSLGHMSPTSSPGSYYIPHHAVYQPSETDPKIRVVFDASARAFNGVSLNNCLLPGPKLQRDVVDVLLLFRLLQYVFTTDICKMYRQILVVPEHRKFQRILWRASPYDQLQEYQLNTVTYGVNCAPYLAIRVLQHIADSDCTEFPSVRKALLFHTYVDDICVGADSEKAAVELQSALIAVLGRAGLELKKWSSNTQSILNNVPPEDRANGALPFDEGDGVKVLGLRWSPHDDAFTYGFQSEKLVATKRGMLSLIARIFDPLGLLSPVVFMAKHFMKLVWRANVAWDEPLPPSVSDVWYQFVTELPELRKLCIPRFVHTRSGMRVVLCGFCDASERGYAAVVYIRSENSSGSSFVSLLGSKTKLAPMAASTIPRLELCGAVLLAKWMSRIKQTLSVELEIVETHAWSDSTIVLNWLAVRHVTFKVFVSNRIHQVQSLLTDCQWHHISSEDNPADCASRGLTPSGLVNHVLFWKGPTFLTSPTVEWATRVPSIEPDQLPEAKVEIPTVLLVESTTEWYSRFSSYVHMIRVVAYVRRFILFCRRRQQVFECYLTRVELDSASLAIVRFSQLTFFSKLRHELSCSKPISVRSVARLRPYIDDSGVIRVGGRLSNAQLSNEQRHPILLAKSSHLSLLLIRHWHDLTGHSGPRVITALLGRQYWIMSVGTLIRTVISHCTRCVRLSAANPQPVMADLPRSRVTECRPFSRVGIDYAGPLLMKEHRLRKARQYKVYVAVFVCFAVKAVHLEVVSDLSTDAFIAALNRFVARRGLPTDIYSDCGTNFVGAAAQLKNLINHRDNQGQLSASIQSVWHFNPPGAPHFGGLWEAAVRSAKTLLIRIMGEHTFTLEEFTTILCRVEAILNSRPLTPSSTDPNEIDYLSPGHFLIGQPLLAPPEENIPPTQYSLNNRWKLLNQCAQAFWRRWRDEYLQTLQTRGRWTADTPNLAVDDLVIVKDPHSPPLTWRMARILEAVPGTDGVVRVVRLRTSTGVLTRPVVKVVKLPTV